The genome window TTGTTTTTTCAAAGGCTGCGGCAATTCTCTTTTCAACAACAGGAACAACTGAAGATATAACAAAATGTTTTATTTCAGGAAATTTTTCTATGCTTAAAATCTGGTAAAAATCAATATACCAGTCATCTGTGGTTTTTTGATGGTCGGTTTTTAGTTTGTAGCTTTTTATATTGGATATATCTGTTATGAAACCGACTTCTACTGTTGTGTTTCCTATATCTACCCCAACTATCATAGACTATTCCCTGTAAAAGTAGTCAACAATTGCATTATAAACTGAGTGTGCAAACTGGTCTATAAATTTTTCCTCTTTTAAAAGCCGTGCATCATGTTTATCTGTGAGATATAAAGTTTCTATCAAAACTGATGGAATTCCTGGGGTTTTTAAAACAGCAAAATTAGCGCTGTCAATATCCCTAAAAACAGTAACTTTTCTGAGATGTTTCCTCAGATAATATGCAAAATTTCTTCCTTCCGTCATAGTTGTGCTTATTGCAAGGTCTGCCACTATCCTGTTTACAAGAGGATTTGCACTTACTTTAACGTATCTTATAACAGCTTTGTTTTCCCTTTGCTCAACCAGACGGGCAAGTTTAGATTTTGCACCTCTAAGGTTCAGAGTATAAACATAAGTTCCGGACTCTGAATGTGTAGGAGATGAGTTGCAATGGATACTGATAAACAGGTCTGCTTTTTTTCGGACTGCTATTACTGTTCTTTCATATAGACCAACATATCTATCTGTGTATCTGGTTAGATAAACCTTAAATCTTGGGTCTTGCTCAAGTATTTTTTTAAGCCTTTTTGCTATTTTAAGATTAACATGCTTTTCTATTAAGCCATTGGCCATTGCCCCCGGGTCTCTCCCCCCATGTCCAGGGTCTATCACAATAATTTTTTTTCTGCTGGAAGGGATGTATGTCTTTTGTTTTTTTTCATATTGAACTATTATTTGATAGATTGGGTCATCTTTATATGAGTATGTTTTTACAGGTTTCAGGGTTTTTTTATAAAAATCTATGACTATCCTGTATGGATTTTTTAGGGTGTGAACTTTGTAATCTTTTATTTTTCTGGTTGTTTCAAATATAAATTCTGTGGAGTTTCTTGAATACAAAACATCCAGACTTTTTATATATCTATTCTTTATTATCCTTTTGTTTACCTTATTACTTTTTTCTTTTATTTTGACTGAGATTATATTTTTTGAAAACTGTTCCAGACTAAATTTAACAGGTTTTTCTGTCTGTAAAACAACCCTATAAAAATCCTTATGGTCAGCATGCTTTATTGTTATTGCAAAAACAACATTAATTGCCAGCAGGAAAATGACAAATATCTTTTTTAACATCTTTGACCTTTTTATTTTTTCTGGTAATTTTATTTATCGGTAATAAAAATATGTAGCTTAAGGAGATAATATGAAGCTGGGAGTGAATATAGACCATATTGCAACAATCAGGGAAGCCAGAAAGACTTATGAGCCTGACCCTGTTAAAGGAGCTCTTATTGCACAGGATGCAGGGGCTGACCAGATAACATTTCACCTGAGGGAAGACAGAAGGCATATCCAGGATGAAGATGTTATTAGACTAAGATGCACAATTAAAAGAATTCCTCTTAATATGGAAATGGCTCCTACAGAGGAGATGAAAAGTATTGCAATTGACATAAAACCTGAAAGGGTTACCCTTGTTCCTGAAAAAAGAGAGGAGATTACCACAGAAGGTGGTCTGGATGTTTCAGGTATGGAGGAATATCTAAAGAGTTTTGTAAAAGAGCTTAAAGATAATGGCATAGATGTGGCTCTGTTTATTGACCCAGAAGAAAACCAGATAGACGCATCACTAAGAGCGGGTGCAGATGCTATTGAACTTCATACAGGGGAGTATGCCAATGCAACTTCTGAAAATCAACAGAAAAAGGAGTTAGAAAGGCTCAAAAAGGCTGCAAGATATGCAAAAGAAAAAGGTCTAAAGGTTTTTGCCGGCCATGGTCTTACATATACTAATGTTCAGCCTGTTGCTGCAATAGAGGAAATAGAAGAGCTTAATATAGGACATTCAATAATTGCAAATTCTGTATTTATGGGTCTGGATGAAGCTGTCAGGAAAATGAAAAAACTTATTATGGAAGTTAGAAACTCAGAATGATATATTAGCAATAAGAATGCCTTTAAGATAATATCCTGCTACACCTGACAAAAAGCCTATTAAGGAGCCTACCAGAACATCTACAGGGAAATGGGCTCCCATATAAACACGGCCAAAGGCTATCAGTAAGGCATAAATTATGAAAAGCAGTATAATCCACCAGCTACCGTAAAAAAGAATAACACCCAGAAGGGTAAAAGCATAAGCTGCATCTGCAGATGGAAAACTTTTGAAGCCTACAGGTTCAAGCAGATAAACATCTTCCAATAGCTTTGAAGGTCTTTGATGACGGAATGTATATTTTAAAGCAGGCATCAGAATACCGGTTATAAGCAAGGATACTGTAAGGTGTAATAATGCTTCCCATCTGCCATATATATAAAAAAATGGCAGGAAAACAGGGAGGGTATAACTTTTACCAAGTCTAAAAAAGTATTTGTAAAATTTATCTAAGAACTTACTTCTTTTGTTGTTTATCGCCCTGAATAGCTTCACATTCCATTTTATTTTCAGTTCCCAGTCTGGTGGAATTATTCTTTCTTTAGCCATTTACAACCTCAAAAGGATTTGTAATCGCAACAGGTCTAAATCCCAGATAAAGATTTCCAATTTTAAAGTCATATTCATAAATTTCAAAATGATAAAATCCCTTTTCTTTTATTTCATACGAAAAGTCACTTTGATGTGTAATAATAACAGGCTGATTATCTTTTTTTAATATTTTTAATGTTTTTTTATGATTAAAAATGCAAAACAATCTGGAGTTAGTGGGGAGTTTATCCCCTGGGAAGTATATATTTCCGTCATACTCTCCCCAAAAATCACCGTATTTTTGCTTCAAGGATATATGGAGATTTCCATGTTTTAAAGCTTTTAAAATATCAGATTTTTCTTCCAGAGGTTTCAGGGAATAAACCTGATTTACCAGCCATTTAAAGCCTGAGCGATAAGAAGGAATTAAAATTCCATGGGTATGCTCTTGATAAACAAGCTTAATATGTAAATCCAGACCACCTATCATCTTAAGACCTTTTGCCCGAGCAAAATATAGTCTGCTCCATTTTTCAAGTGGAATTAATGCATTCCATTTGTGCAGAATTTTCCATGTTATAGGGAAAATAATGATATTTTTTAACAGGGAAATAATTGATAATGCTTTGTTCCATACAACTCCATCTTTTATGTTTATTATTTCATACAGGTAATCAGGTCTAAACTCACCTTTCCATTTGTAATGCTCAAACTCAAAGTTATTGGGATGGGATATAACAGGCAGTTCATTTCCCAATAAGAGAAGCCTGCCCTCTGGTGTATTTTTCTCAATACCTGCAAATATTCTGTTATCCTCAAAATATTTATAGTTATCATTATCGTGGTCTGTTACAAATACAAAATCTATATTGTTCTCTTCCATTGCTTTTCTTATGTCTGATGGTTTTCCAAGGGAGTCAAAGGAAAACTGAGTATGTATATGGGCAATGACATTGTATTTGTAATATTGAGGTTTTTCCGGATTATTTTTCTCAATTTTGTCTTCCAATAGGGAAATTCTTTTAAATGGTCTGAATTCCAGATAAAGCAGTATTCCTATAAAAACAACAAGGAATAAATAAAACAATCTTCCTCCTTTCAGGAAAAGTTTCTGGATAATATTCTAACATTATCAGGATGATATAGTTGAGAACCTGTAAAATACACCCTTTTGTTTTAGTAGTTCCTCTTTTGTTCCTTCTTCAACAATCTGACCTCCTTCTATTACAATTACTTTATCTGTGATATCCAGAAGCTTGAGCCTGTGGGTTATTATGATTACTGTTCTGTCTTTAAAATGTTTGTCTATCTCTTCCATTATGTATTCTTCTGTTTCAACGTCTAAAGCTGAAGTTCCCTCATCTACAATCAGAATATCTGGGTTTTTCAGGAATATACGTGCTATTGCTATTCGTTGTCTTTCTCCACCAGAAAGCCTGGAACCCTTTTCACCTAAAACAGTATCCAGACCGTTTTCCAGCTTAAATGCAAAATCTGCTCTGGCTTTTTTCAGAGCTTCAATTAATTCTTCTTCTGTGGCATCAGGTTTGGCAACAAGCAGGTTGTTTCTAAGGGTGTCGTTAAATATTATTACCTCCTGGGAAACCATGCCTATTTTATCCCTTAAAGAAGACAGAGAATATTCTCTAAGTTCATGATTATCTATTAAAACCTTTCCTTCATATTCGGTAATCAATGCAGGTAATATTTTTACCAGCGTTGATTTACCTGAGCCTGTGGGACCTACAATGCCTATATTTTCACCTTTACATATAGTCAGATTTATATTTTTCAGGATTTGATTTCCATCTATGGAAAGGGAAACATTCTGATACTGAATTTTATCTTTTAAGCCTGTAAATTCTATTCCCTTATCTTCCTCTTGAGGTAGATTTAAAACTTCTAATAAACGGTCAACAACAGGGCTTAAAGCTTTTATATTGACTGCTCCCCTCTGGAATGCCTGTAAAGAATTTACCAGAATAAGTACACCGCCTAAAAAGGAGAAAAAGTCCCCTGGAGTAAGGTCTCCATTTATAATTCTAATTCCGCCATAAAATATAATTCCAGCTGTTGCTGTGTAAGCTATTATCTCAACAGTTGAAAGGTATATAGTTTCATAAAATTTGTTTTTCTTTTGTCTTTCATAAAGTCTTTCATTGATTTTGTTAAAAATATGTAAAAATATATTTTTCTTAAATAATTTTACAACCTCAATTCCAGACAGTATTTGATTTAGATGATGTATGTATTCCCCGATACTTTCCTGCACCTTTCTGGAATA of Persephonella sp. IF05-L8 contains these proteins:
- a CDS encoding N-acetylmuramoyl-L-alanine amidase, whose amino-acid sequence is MLKKIFVIFLLAINVVFAITIKHADHKDFYRVVLQTEKPVKFSLEQFSKNIISVKIKEKSNKVNKRIIKNRYIKSLDVLYSRNSTEFIFETTRKIKDYKVHTLKNPYRIVIDFYKKTLKPVKTYSYKDDPIYQIIVQYEKKQKTYIPSSRKKIIVIDPGHGGRDPGAMANGLIEKHVNLKIAKRLKKILEQDPRFKVYLTRYTDRYVGLYERTVIAVRKKADLFISIHCNSSPTHSESGTYVYTLNLRGAKSKLARLVEQRENKAVIRYVKVSANPLVNRIVADLAISTTMTEGRNFAYYLRKHLRKVTVFRDIDSANFAVLKTPGIPSVLIETLYLTDKHDARLLKEEKFIDQFAHSVYNAIVDYFYRE
- a CDS encoding pyridoxine 5'-phosphate synthase; the encoded protein is MKLGVNIDHIATIREARKTYEPDPVKGALIAQDAGADQITFHLREDRRHIQDEDVIRLRCTIKRIPLNMEMAPTEEMKSIAIDIKPERVTLVPEKREEITTEGGLDVSGMEEYLKSFVKELKDNGIDVALFIDPEENQIDASLRAGADAIELHTGEYANATSENQQKKELERLKKAARYAKEKGLKVFAGHGLTYTNVQPVAAIEEIEELNIGHSIIANSVFMGLDEAVRKMKKLIMEVRNSE
- a CDS encoding phosphatase PAP2 family protein, yielding MAKERIIPPDWELKIKWNVKLFRAINNKRSKFLDKFYKYFFRLGKSYTLPVFLPFFYIYGRWEALLHLTVSLLITGILMPALKYTFRHQRPSKLLEDVYLLEPVGFKSFPSADAAYAFTLLGVILFYGSWWIILLFIIYALLIAFGRVYMGAHFPVDVLVGSLIGFLSGVAGYYLKGILIANISF
- a CDS encoding PHP domain-containing protein produces the protein MFYLFLVVFIGILLYLEFRPFKRISLLEDKIEKNNPEKPQYYKYNVIAHIHTQFSFDSLGKPSDIRKAMEENNIDFVFVTDHDNDNYKYFEDNRIFAGIEKNTPEGRLLLLGNELPVISHPNNFEFEHYKWKGEFRPDYLYEIINIKDGVVWNKALSIISLLKNIIIFPITWKILHKWNALIPLEKWSRLYFARAKGLKMIGGLDLHIKLVYQEHTHGILIPSYRSGFKWLVNQVYSLKPLEEKSDILKALKHGNLHISLKQKYGDFWGEYDGNIYFPGDKLPTNSRLFCIFNHKKTLKILKKDNQPVIITHQSDFSYEIKEKGFYHFEIYEYDFKIGNLYLGFRPVAITNPFEVVNG
- a CDS encoding ABC transporter ATP-binding protein produces the protein MNKYLKFILQVYKPYLKLKFLAISGSLFESVALTGLAYIIKNVVDDVFIAKSYEKLTFVIVVLIILALLKQVGFIVKDYGMPLVIYKASRDLRFRIYEKILNASPSVFRRYTPGDLIGRAVSDIEKFGEIVSRIATNMITEAFTIIGICAVLIYRDWKLFLIFVLTVPFLAWALNHFGEKRKRYSRKVQESIGEYIHHLNQILSGIEVVKLFKKNIFLHIFNKINERLYERQKKNKFYETIYLSTVEIIAYTATAGIIFYGGIRIINGDLTPGDFFSFLGGVLILVNSLQAFQRGAVNIKALSPVVDRLLEVLNLPQEEDKGIEFTGLKDKIQYQNVSLSIDGNQILKNINLTICKGENIGIVGPTGSGKSTLVKILPALITEYEGKVLIDNHELREYSLSSLRDKIGMVSQEVIIFNDTLRNNLLVAKPDATEEELIEALKKARADFAFKLENGLDTVLGEKGSRLSGGERQRIAIARIFLKNPDILIVDEGTSALDVETEEYIMEEIDKHFKDRTVIIITHRLKLLDITDKVIVIEGGQIVEEGTKEELLKQKGVFYRFSTISS